The region TCTTCTTTGAAGCCTTTGATCTGGCGAAAGCCAAGGCGCAGGGCCAAGGCCCCATCCGCGCGGCGTTCAAGCGTGTTGTCCCAAGTGCTGCTGTTCACACAGATCGGGCGGACTTCGACCTGATGCTCGCGCACATCGCGCACGATCTGGGCGGGCGCATAAAACCCCATGGGTTGCGAGTTGAGCAGCGCACAGGCAAAGACCGCCGGATGATGACGTTTCAGCCAGGCCGACACATAGGCCAGCATGGCAAAGGCGGCGGCATGGCTTTCGGGAAAGCCGTAATCTGCAAAGCCTTCGATCTGGCTGAAACAGCGTTCGGCCACCTCGGTGCTATAGCCATTGTTCAACATGCCGGTGACAAATTTGTCTTTGAAAGTGCCAATGGTGCCCATGCGGCGAAACGAGGCCAGCGAACGGCGCAGATGGTCGGCCTCTTCGGGCGAGAACCCTGCCCCAACCACCGCAATCTGCATGGCTTGTTCCTGAAACAGCGGCACGCCAAGGGTCTTTTTGGTGACCTCTTCTAGGGCCGAGCCAAAAGGCTCTGCCTGTTCCAGCCCTTGTCTGCGTTTGATATAAGGTTGCACCATGCCGCCTTGGATCGGGCCGGGGCGCACAATGGCCACTTCGATCACCAGATCATAGAATTCACGTGGTTTCATGCGCGGCAGAAAGTTCATCTGCGCCCGGCTTTCCACCTGAAACACCCCAACGGCATCAGCAACACACAGCATGTCATAGGTGGCTTTGTCCTCTTGGGGAACGGTGGCGATCGACAGGGTTTTGTGGTCGTGCTGTTTGAGCAGATCAAAGGACTTGCGAATGCAGCTGAGCATGCCCAGCCCCAGAATATCAACCTTGAGAATGTTGAGCGTGTCGATGTCGTCTTTGTCCCATTCGATGATGGTGCGATCATCCATGGCGGCGTTTTCAATGGGGCACAGTTCGTCCAAGCGGCCCTTGGTGATGACAAAGCCGCCCACGTGTTGCGACAAATGGCGGGGAAAACCGATGATTTCGCCGATCAGCTGAATGGTTTGGCCCAAGCGCCGCTCGGAGGGATCAAGCCCCAGCTCGCGCACCCGATCCAGATCTGCGCCGCCATTGGATTGCCCCCAGATTTGCCCGGACAGGCTGGCGGTGACATCCTGACTGAGCCCCATGACTTTGCCGACTTCGCGAATGGCCGCGCGCGAGCGGAAATGGATCACTGTGGCGCAAAGCCCTGCGCGGTGCCGGCCATATTTTTCATAGATATGCTGGATGACCTCTTCGCGGCGTTCATGTTCAAAATCAACGTCAATGTCAGGCGGCTCGCCACGGTGTTCAGACACAAAACGTTCCACCACCATGGCGATGATTTCGGGGCTAACATCGGTGATGCCCAGCAAATAACACAGGACGGAATTGGCCGCAGAACCGCGCCCTTGACACAGAATGCCTTGGGAGCGGGCAAATTGCACAATGTCGTGCACGGTCAGGAAATAGGCGGGGAACTTGAGCTTTTCGACAAGGCTCAGTTCCTTTTTGACCTGCGCAATGGCTTTTTCTGTTGGGCCTTTTGGGTAGCGTCGTTTTAAGCCTGCGTGGGCCAATCGTGTCAGGCGTGCCTGCGGGCTCTCGCCATCCGATATTTCATCTGGGTATTCATAGGACAGCTCGCTGAGGCAAAAGCTGCAACGGGCGGCAATGTCCATGCTGCGCCGTATGGCGGCGGGATGGTTGCGATAGAGCCGCGCCATATCCTCATAGGGTTTGAGGCGGCGTTCGGCATTGGGCAAGGCGCGGGTGCCGATGTCATCAATGGTGATATGTTCGCGCATACAGGTCAGCACATCGGCCAATTGGCGACGACTGCCCCGGTGCATCAAGACATCACCGGCGGCCACCATCGGGGCGGCGGTTTTGCGGGCCAGATAGGCGCAGGCATCAAAATAGGCCTGATCGCTGCCATCATAACGCGGCACGGCTCCGACAAAGACAAAGCCCGGATAGCGCCGTTGCATGGCCTGAATATGCAAAGCCCCTGCCCGCAGATGATCGCCGGGCAAAGCCATCAAGATCATGCCCTGACAGCCCTCTAGCAGGTCCGCATGCTGTAAATAGCACGCGCCTTTGGGCGCGCGACGTTTGCCCAATGTCAAAAGCCGTGTCAGCCGGGCATAGGCGGTGCGGTCACAGGGCAAGGCCACCCACTCTACTGGGCTGTCCGTCAGGCAGAGGCGACTGCCCACAATCAGCTTGGGCAGTTTGATCACCTCTGGCTGAGAGATCGGTTCAGGGTGGCCAACTTCTTGGCGGGAACAGCTGTCGATGCGGTGTTGCGAGCGAATACGGATGTCTTCTGCGGCCTCGTCTTTGAGGATTTTCAGCGCGGAATAGGCGCGCACCACCCCGGCCAGGGAATTGCGGTCCGTGATGGCAATGGCTTCCAACTTTAATTCGGCGGCGCGGGTCACCAATTCTTCGGGATGAGAGGCCCCGGTCAGAAAGGTAAAATTGCTGGTCACGCAAAGTTCGGCATAGCCTGCCGTGGGGCTGACAAGCGCAGGATCATGGGTCATGCAAATTCCCCCTGCACAAACCAGCCGGGATTCTGTGGCGTGTAAAACAGCCACAGCCGCCGCCCCTGTTTGGTCTCCACCTTCCAATAGTCGCGCAGGCCAGACCGCCAGTTTTCGTCAGACAACCACCACTCTGGGGCAATGCGTTCCGGGCCGGTGATGCGCCCGGCGGTCAGCGCCATGCGCCGCCAGCGAAATTGTCTGGGCGGGCGGGCACCCCGGCCCTGGATCGGCTCTGGGGGGAAAAGTTGCAGGGGGCGTTGGCGCTGGGGCGGGGCAAATTTAGCCGGGTCTGACCAGGCCGCTGGCGCAATCAGAAAGCTGCGTTCCGGGATATGGCTGTCGGCCGGCAAAAACCGTTGGATATTTTCCAGACCAATGCGGTTGCCAATCCGGGTGATCAGATCATCCAACCTGTCGTTTGGTGCCCCTTGCTGATGCGTGGTTTGCCGCACCTCTAGGGGTTCCACCTGCAGCGCGGCAAGCCGCAGCTGATCAATGCCAAAGCCCGCATCTGCCGCCGCGATGCCACGTTCAAACAGCGGCAGAATACGCGCTGGGTTGCGCATCGGGCGCGCCAAGCGCAGCTCGACGATCTGGCTGGCCTGATCCACGCGCCGCAGGGTCAACTGCAACAGTCTTGCCCCCCTCTCGTGGGTTTTCAGACGGTCACATAATTGCACAAGCAGACGCTCGGTGCCCGCCATTACATCAGCCGCCAACCCAATCGGCTCTGGCAGGCTGAGGCGCATTTGATAGCGCGGCGGATCGGGCAGCGGCGAGATGCTTTCCGGCACTTTGCCAAGCGCCTGATCCAGCCGCAGGATCACATCTGCATCAAACCGTCTTGTGAGCGTGGCGCGGGGCAAGGCAATAAGATCTGAAATGGTTCGAAGGCCCAATCGTTGCAGGGCCACGGTGGGTTTGTCCGGCAAGCGTAGGGCCGCCACTGGCAAGGTACCAATGGCCCGTAACGGTTGCCCAACCGCGGCTATGCCCGGGCCATAATGGGCCAGCGCCCAGGCCGCGCCGCGGGTGTCGGCCAGACCAGTGCGCGCGGTCAGCCCGGCGCGCGTCAGCCGCAGATGCATGTCTTGCAACAAAGCCTCTTCGCCGCCAAACAAATGTGTGGCCCCGGTGACATCCAACACCAGCCCGTCCGGCGCGTCCAGCCCCACCCAGGGGCAATAGCGTTTTGCCCAGCGCGCCAAGGTTTGTAAAAACTGCTGATCTGCGGCCAGATCAGCCGGGGCGCTTTGCAATTGGGGACAAAAGCTGCGGGCATCCGCATAGCCCATGCCCGCCTGCAGCCCCTGCTTAAGCGCCGCGTCGTTCAAGCAATACACCCGGTCTGTGTTGCTGTGCCTATGGGTCAGTACAAAGGGGCCATCCATCGGGCGCGCCCGAAGAAACCGGTCACTCGCCAGTCTTGGAAACCACAATGATACGATGCGTCTTGGCATCCCAACGGACATCCCAACTTGTCAATGTTCCTGATTTGTTCTTTTTAAGCTGCCAACGCTGCAGAGTCGAGTCGCTCTGATCAAAAAGCGGCTCGCACTGCCAACGGGTTTCTGCGGCATTGCTGCCCATACCATCGGCAATCAAGCACAGCCCGGTGGACTTGCCGACCTCTGCCGCCAGCTGCAAACGCCGCCCGGCTGTCAGGCCAATGGGTTTGCTCAGTTCAATCACCGTCAAGACAACGGCACCCGATCGCAAAGACTCTTCGGCAGCAGCCAAAACATCCGTTTGCTCTTTGCCCTTCACCACCAGCACCTGAGCCGGGTCCACATAATCGCCAAACCCCGAGGGGTTGATCTGATCAGCCAGCCAAGCCTCTCTGATCCACAACACCGGGCCACGCAACTGCCCAGCCAAAGCAAAAGCCATGCTTTTGGCATTGGCCCCAAAAGCTTCATGGGTGCGGCCTTTGCGCAGCGGAAAATGCTTTGAAAATTCACGGGTCATACGGCAGCCTACCAAGCTTGAAAAAGGATTTGAATGCAAACCTAGGAGTCCGCTTGTGCCTTAAACTGCCTTTGGGCGTCAAATATCAAAGCCGCCAAGCGAAAGAAACCATGCGCCATTTTACTGAAAGGCAGCAGCAAGAAAAACGCCAGAACCAATCCCAAATGTAACGCCAATACCGTTTCTGCCCCTTTGGCATCCTGCCAGATCCAGAGTAACAAGCCGGAAAATGCCACGCTGCCCAACAGGGCCGTAAAACCGAACTCGGCATGCCAGGCTTTGGCATCCCCAAGGGCCCTGTCGGAACGTCGTTTGAGCAGGATCATCCAGCCGCAGCCAAGCGTCAGCATAATGCCCCCCGGCACCCCCAACAGTTTGGGCAATGACAGGCTGGAATAGGGCGCGGGAAGGTCCAGCAGGTAATGTAAAACCGTACCCGCGCTGGTGGCGGCAAAGCACAGTAGAAAACCGTACATGATGGCTTGATGTGCGTAGCGACGTTGATGACTAAAGCGGTCTTGCTCTTCAAAATTACAACCGTCCCCGTGCCCACCAGACAGGTTTTTCAATGCCAAAGCGCTGGCAAAGGCATGTTTGATATGCACCCATTTGATCCGTGCGCCGCCAATGTCTTGCCAGTATCGCCGCAGGCCAATGCCCAGTCCAAAGATTGGCAGCAGAAATGCTGGAATAAACAAAGCGATCATAGCGTTATGAGACAGGTGTGCATAAAAGCCGTCGCCCTCGGCATCCATGATTTTCACGAATAAAATCAAACACGTAAGGCATATCGCAAGTATGCTGCAAAACAGAGCGGCATTTGTCTGAAAACGACGTGCCAACGCCTTTGGCCAAACATAATTTTCCCAACTCTCGCGGCGCACTTCGGCCAAAGCGGCTGGCAGGTTCAGATCAAATTCATGCGGGGCTGTATACTGACAGGCGTAATAGCAACCACGACAGTTGTGGCAAAGATTTGCAAACTGGGTGATATCACCGTCAGAAAAGGCGCGTTCCGCGTGCATCGCAGGAAAAACTGCACAAAAGCCTTCGCAATAGCGGCAAGCGTTGCAGATTTCGACCTGTCTGCGGGCTTCGTTCAAATGTTCAATTTGCATAGGTTGCGGCCTCCTGACCTGCGATGCGGCCAAAAACAGTTCCGATGGTCATGCCAAAACCAGCCAGATAGCCCTGCCCTAAAATGGACCCAGCCATGGTTTCGCCTGCGGCCCATAGATTTCGGATGGGTCCATGCGCCGTGGCACATTGGGCGGTGCTGTCCACCTGCAGCCCCAAATAGGTAAAGGTCACGCCCGTGCGCAGGCTATAACCATAGAATGGAGCTTCAGAAATGGGCCGCGCCCAATTGGTTTTCTCTGGCTCTAGCCCGGTGGTCGCGACGCTGTCCAATGCGTTCGGTTGAAACCCTGTACCGTCACCGCAAGCCGCATTGAAGCGTTCAACCGTGTGACAAAGCTTTTCCACAGGCAAACCCATCTTGGCTGCCAATTCGGGTATCGACTGGGCCTTGATCGGCGGAAAAACCGAAGGCATGAATTTGTCCAAAGATTTGGAATCAATGATCGCATAGCCCACTTGATCTGGTTGCGCGGCCACCAGACGGCCCCAGATCGCATAGCGTTTGGGCCAGACGTCTTCGCCTTCGTCATAAAAGCGGTCGCCGCGATTATTAACGACGATAGAAAACGGCACGCAATCCAGTCGCGTGACAATGCCGCCATCAAATTTGGGGGCGCGACCGTCGATTGCCACGGCGTGGCATTGGGTTGGATCGCCAACCTGCGTTACATCTTGCTTAAGCAGATCAGCCAATACCACCCCTTTGTTGTAAGGGGTTCCACGGATTAGGAAATTCTTGGCTGCCGGCCCCCAAGCACGCGCCAACCAATCTGTGTCAGCCTGAAACCCACCAGAGGCGACAATGACAGCTTTTGGCGTCAGGCGTTTCTTGCCGCCGTTTTGTTCATAATCAACCCAGTCGATATGGCCGTCATTTTGATTTAGATGCGTTACTTTTGTGTCGTAGAATACATCCACTCCAAGCGCCTCAGCTGTGCGGTAATAGGCGTTCACAAGTGCCTTGCCTCCGCCTAAAAAGAAGGCGTTGGTTTGCGCCAACGACAGCGTACCAGACAGCGAAGGCTGAAACCTGACCCCGTGTTGCTGCATCCACGGCAAGCATTCTTCGGACTGGCAAATCGCAAGCCTTGCCAATTTCTCGTCAGTTTTTCCCGCTGTCACCTTTAGCAGGTCATCAAAG is a window of Cognatishimia sp. WU-CL00825 DNA encoding:
- the tcuA gene encoding FAD-dependent tricarballylate dehydrogenase TcuA; its protein translation is MKTHYDIAVVGGGNAGLCAAITAAEAGAKVVILEAAPKAYRGGNSRHTRNFRCMHSGPLGPLTGSYSQQEYFDDLLKVTAGKTDEKLARLAICQSEECLPWMQQHGVRFQPSLSGTLSLAQTNAFFLGGGKALVNAYYRTAEALGVDVFYDTKVTHLNQNDGHIDWVDYEQNGGKKRLTPKAVIVASGGFQADTDWLARAWGPAAKNFLIRGTPYNKGVVLADLLKQDVTQVGDPTQCHAVAIDGRAPKFDGGIVTRLDCVPFSIVVNNRGDRFYDEGEDVWPKRYAIWGRLVAAQPDQVGYAIIDSKSLDKFMPSVFPPIKAQSIPELAAKMGLPVEKLCHTVERFNAACGDGTGFQPNALDSVATTGLEPEKTNWARPISEAPFYGYSLRTGVTFTYLGLQVDSTAQCATAHGPIRNLWAAGETMAGSILGQGYLAGFGMTIGTVFGRIAGQEAATYAN
- a CDS encoding DNA polymerase Y family protein, with product MPRRIVSLWFPRLASDRFLRARPMDGPFVLTHRHSNTDRVYCLNDAALKQGLQAGMGYADARSFCPQLQSAPADLAADQQFLQTLARWAKRYCPWVGLDAPDGLVLDVTGATHLFGGEEALLQDMHLRLTRAGLTARTGLADTRGAAWALAHYGPGIAAVGQPLRAIGTLPVAALRLPDKPTVALQRLGLRTISDLIALPRATLTRRFDADVILRLDQALGKVPESISPLPDPPRYQMRLSLPEPIGLAADVMAGTERLLVQLCDRLKTHERGARLLQLTLRRVDQASQIVELRLARPMRNPARILPLFERGIAAADAGFGIDQLRLAALQVEPLEVRQTTHQQGAPNDRLDDLITRIGNRIGLENIQRFLPADSHIPERSFLIAPAAWSDPAKFAPPQRQRPLQLFPPEPIQGRGARPPRQFRWRRMALTAGRITGPERIAPEWWLSDENWRSGLRDYWKVETKQGRRLWLFYTPQNPGWFVQGEFA
- the tcuB gene encoding tricarballylate utilization 4Fe-4S protein TcuB, whose product is MQIEHLNEARRQVEICNACRYCEGFCAVFPAMHAERAFSDGDITQFANLCHNCRGCYYACQYTAPHEFDLNLPAALAEVRRESWENYVWPKALARRFQTNAALFCSILAICLTCLILFVKIMDAEGDGFYAHLSHNAMIALFIPAFLLPIFGLGIGLRRYWQDIGGARIKWVHIKHAFASALALKNLSGGHGDGCNFEEQDRFSHQRRYAHQAIMYGFLLCFAATSAGTVLHYLLDLPAPYSSLSLPKLLGVPGGIMLTLGCGWMILLKRRSDRALGDAKAWHAEFGFTALLGSVAFSGLLLWIWQDAKGAETVLALHLGLVLAFFLLLPFSKMAHGFFRLAALIFDAQRQFKAQADS
- a CDS encoding error-prone DNA polymerase, with the translated sequence MTHDPALVSPTAGYAELCVTSNFTFLTGASHPEELVTRAAELKLEAIAITDRNSLAGVVRAYSALKILKDEAAEDIRIRSQHRIDSCSRQEVGHPEPISQPEVIKLPKLIVGSRLCLTDSPVEWVALPCDRTAYARLTRLLTLGKRRAPKGACYLQHADLLEGCQGMILMALPGDHLRAGALHIQAMQRRYPGFVFVGAVPRYDGSDQAYFDACAYLARKTAAPMVAAGDVLMHRGSRRQLADVLTCMREHITIDDIGTRALPNAERRLKPYEDMARLYRNHPAAIRRSMDIAARCSFCLSELSYEYPDEISDGESPQARLTRLAHAGLKRRYPKGPTEKAIAQVKKELSLVEKLKFPAYFLTVHDIVQFARSQGILCQGRGSAANSVLCYLLGITDVSPEIIAMVVERFVSEHRGEPPDIDVDFEHERREEVIQHIYEKYGRHRAGLCATVIHFRSRAAIREVGKVMGLSQDVTASLSGQIWGQSNGGADLDRVRELGLDPSERRLGQTIQLIGEIIGFPRHLSQHVGGFVITKGRLDELCPIENAAMDDRTIIEWDKDDIDTLNILKVDILGLGMLSCIRKSFDLLKQHDHKTLSIATVPQEDKATYDMLCVADAVGVFQVESRAQMNFLPRMKPREFYDLVIEVAIVRPGPIQGGMVQPYIKRRQGLEQAEPFGSALEEVTKKTLGVPLFQEQAMQIAVVGAGFSPEEADHLRRSLASFRRMGTIGTFKDKFVTGMLNNGYSTEVAERCFSQIEGFADYGFPESHAAAFAMLAYVSAWLKRHHPAVFACALLNSQPMGFYAPAQIVRDVREHQVEVRPICVNSSTWDNTLERRADGALALRLGFRQIKGFKEEDAGWIVAARGNGYPDPEGLWLRAGLSPPTLERLAEADAFNTMGLTRRDALWQVKAIRGQQPLPLFNDPIEGESIREPAVDLPQMNLGEEVVEDYVAMRLTLRAHPMELLRPSLPGLTPHADLAAAPLARTVVCGLVITRQRPGTASGVVFLTLEDETGVSNVVVWPKVYEHFRRVVMGGRLLRVTGYLQREGIVVHLIAQNIEDMSHRLASLGHPMDEVIGETQPQADDTPRPRKPAASARHPREQAKRLFPSRDFH